The sequence AAAAATAATAGGCTTGTAGATTCTAATAATTACAGCTATCTGCCAGATGAGGTATTATCCGTTTCGAAATCTAGAAGTACAGGAAAATATCATACAGGCGGACAAGCTGGTGTAATGAACTTTAGTTTCGGTGATAAATTAATGCCAGACGAGATTGCGGCTATTCTACAGCAACATGAGTATATTTTTCAGCCTAAGCAGTTAGAATCTTTGCTCCTAGCTGCTAATAATCAGGGGAAAGGTGAGGTTATCCAGCATAACTACAACGCTCCATTATTTGAACACAGCGGCAATGTAAATCTGAATGACAAAGCAGACATAAAAGGCTGGGTAAACGAAACCGACAAACTGGTAACAAGGCTCCGTGCTAACGGTAAGAAAGGAGTGTTTTCGAGATGAACATCACTGGTTATTTAGATGGATTTACATTTAACGGTAAACATTCAAGTGAATATGGAATTATAGTAACATCTCGAAATATTCCAATGTTATCTGAAGCCAGGACTGATAATCAACAAATACCAAATAAAGATGGTTCGTATGATTTCTCCGATGGAACATACGATGATAAAACCTTATCTGTTACATGTGAGTTCATAGTTGATGATGTTAGTTCATTTCGAAAAAAAGCTCGTCAACTAGCAGCATGGTTAATAACACGAAATAAAGTCCCATTGATTTTCGATGACGATAATGAAGTTTATTATAATGTTCGTCTAGTTAATCAAATTGATTTAGACCAATTCACAAGCATTGGAGAATTTACACTTGAATTTAAGTCAGATCCTTTTGCTTATTCTGTCGATGAATTATCGGTTCAAACAATTTTAAATACAAAATCAAAATCAAAATTGGAAGTAATCTCGGAAAGCACGGTCAATACACCGACAAAAACTATTATAAAAAATCTTGGTTTGACAACAATAAATGGTTTGAAGATTAAAATATCAACACCTAAAGGCAGTTAAGGAGGCGAAATAGTATGGGCGCTATATCTAATTATTTAGAAGAAAAATGGTTGTCAGAAACATTTGTTACAAAAGCTGTCTATCTAGCTTTATTTACGAGTGATCCAACGGATGCTGATTCTGGAGTTGAATTGTTTGGTGGAGGTTATCAAAGGCAACGAATTCATTTTGCGGCTCCCATTCAAGTAGGTGGAAAAGGGCAAATTCAAAACGAACAAGATGCTATTTTTCCTCAAGCAAGTACAGATCTTGGTA is a genomic window of Bacillus sp. (in: firmicutes) containing:
- a CDS encoding phage tail family protein; this translates as MNITGYLDGFTFNGKHSSEYGIIVTSRNIPMLSEARTDNQQIPNKDGSYDFSDGTYDDKTLSVTCEFIVDDVSSFRKKARQLAAWLITRNKVPLIFDDDNEVYYNVRLVNQIDLDQFTSIGEFTLEFKSDPFAYSVDELSVQTILNTKSKSKLEVISESTVNTPTKTIIKNLGLTTINGLKIKISTPKGS